Proteins from one Haliaeetus albicilla chromosome 4, bHalAlb1.1, whole genome shotgun sequence genomic window:
- the MMP23B gene encoding matrix metalloproteinase-23 isoform X3: MVSGATGTRDNRRQADAHMCQEDATSPGLHGVSVSALHSPTFPPRPPARRKRYTITPGHLKWDHFNLTYKILSFPRNLINARDTRKGLAAAFRMWSEVSPFSFREVPRHVASDLKIGFYSINHTDCLESLIHHCFDGTTGELAHAFFPPNGEIHFDDHEYWILGNTRFSWKKGVWLTDLVHVAAHEIGHALGLMHSLNPNALMHINATLTGKKTISQDEVWGIHRLYGCKDRLFMCPSWAQKGFCEKRRKLMKKHCPSTCDFCYEFPFPTVPPTLPPPRTKTKTVSEGRNVTFRCGQKIIHKKGKVYWYKDKELLEYSYPGYLSLNEDHMSIIANAINEGTYTCIVKKKERILTTYSWRIRLKH; the protein is encoded by the exons atGGTCAGTGGAGCCACAGGAACAAGAGATAACAGAAGGCAAGCGGATGCTCATATGTGCCAG GAAGATGCCACATCACCTGGTCTTCATGGAGTGAGTGTCTCTGCTTTGCACAGTCCAACTTTCCCACCTCGGCCTCCAGCAAGGAGAAAACGATACACGATCACACCAGGACACTTGAAATGGGACCACTTCAACTTGACATACAA AATCCTGTCCTTTCCAAGAAACCTCATAAATGCCAGGGACACACGCAAGGGACTAGCGGCTGCGTTCCGAATGTGGAGTGAAGTTTCACCATTCAGCTTCAGAGAAGTGCCACGCCACGTAGCAAGTGACTTGAAAATAG gctTCTACTCTATCAATCACACAGACTGCCTGGAGTCTCTTATTCACCACTGCTTTGATGGAACAACAGGGGAACTTGCCCATGCCTTCTTCCCACCCAACGGGGAAATCCATTTTGATGACCATGAATATTGGATATTGGGGAATACCCggttcagctggaaaaaag gTGTTTGGCTTACAGATCTGGTACATGTAGCAGCTCATGAAATAGGACACGCCTTAGGGCTCATGCACTCCCTGAATCCCAACGCCCTCATGCACATCAATGCCACTTTGACTGGGAAAAAGACCATCTCTCAAGATGAAGTTTGGGGAATTCACAGACTTTACG GATGTAAAGACAGATTATTTATGTGCCCATCATGGGCACAAAAAGGTTTCTGCGAGAAACGCAGGAAGTTGATGAAAAAGCACTGTCCATCCACCTGTGACTTCTGCTATG AATTCCCATTTCCAACCGTCCCCCCTACTCTGCCCCCGCCAAGGACAAAAACCAAGACTGTTTCTGAAGGCAGGAACGTCACCTTCCGCTGTGGACAGAAGATAATTcataaaaaaggcaaagtttA CTGGTATAAAGATAAGGAGCTTCTGGAATACTCATATCCAGGTTACTTATCCTTAAATGAAGATCACATGAGCATCATTGCAAATGCAATTAATGAAGGAACTTACACTTGtatagtaaagaaaaaagaaagaatcttGACTACTTATTCCTGGAGAATCAGACTGAAGCACTAA
- the MMP23B gene encoding matrix metalloproteinase-23 isoform X1 has product MDQVEQLSADRRKSFLSVDKKKSNSCRTIVGFLCIFPVVALLAIVGDPAGAAVQKSQEDATSPGLHGVSVSALHSPTFPPRPPARRKRYTITPGHLKWDHFNLTYKILSFPRNLINARDTRKGLAAAFRMWSEVSPFSFREVPRHVASDLKIGFYSINHTDCLESLIHHCFDGTTGELAHAFFPPNGEIHFDDHEYWILGNTRFSWKKGVWLTDLVHVAAHEIGHALGLMHSLNPNALMHINATLTGKKTISQDEVWGIHRLYGCKDRLFMCPSWAQKGFCEKRRKLMKKHCPSTCDFCYEFPFPTVPPTLPPPRTKTKTVSEGRNVTFRCGQKIIHKKGKVYWYKDKELLEYSYPGYLSLNEDHMSIIANAINEGTYTCIVKKKERILTTYSWRIRLKH; this is encoded by the exons ATGGATCAAGTAGAGCAACTTTCTGCAGACAGAAGGAAGAGCTTCCTCTCAGTTGACAAGAAAAAGAGCAATAGCTGTAGAACCATTGTGGGATTTTTATGCATATTCCCTGTGGTGGCTTTGCTGGCTATTGTGGGAGatccagctggagctgcagttCAGAAAAGTCAG GAAGATGCCACATCACCTGGTCTTCATGGAGTGAGTGTCTCTGCTTTGCACAGTCCAACTTTCCCACCTCGGCCTCCAGCAAGGAGAAAACGATACACGATCACACCAGGACACTTGAAATGGGACCACTTCAACTTGACATACAA AATCCTGTCCTTTCCAAGAAACCTCATAAATGCCAGGGACACACGCAAGGGACTAGCGGCTGCGTTCCGAATGTGGAGTGAAGTTTCACCATTCAGCTTCAGAGAAGTGCCACGCCACGTAGCAAGTGACTTGAAAATAG gctTCTACTCTATCAATCACACAGACTGCCTGGAGTCTCTTATTCACCACTGCTTTGATGGAACAACAGGGGAACTTGCCCATGCCTTCTTCCCACCCAACGGGGAAATCCATTTTGATGACCATGAATATTGGATATTGGGGAATACCCggttcagctggaaaaaag gTGTTTGGCTTACAGATCTGGTACATGTAGCAGCTCATGAAATAGGACACGCCTTAGGGCTCATGCACTCCCTGAATCCCAACGCCCTCATGCACATCAATGCCACTTTGACTGGGAAAAAGACCATCTCTCAAGATGAAGTTTGGGGAATTCACAGACTTTACG GATGTAAAGACAGATTATTTATGTGCCCATCATGGGCACAAAAAGGTTTCTGCGAGAAACGCAGGAAGTTGATGAAAAAGCACTGTCCATCCACCTGTGACTTCTGCTATG AATTCCCATTTCCAACCGTCCCCCCTACTCTGCCCCCGCCAAGGACAAAAACCAAGACTGTTTCTGAAGGCAGGAACGTCACCTTCCGCTGTGGACAGAAGATAATTcataaaaaaggcaaagtttA CTGGTATAAAGATAAGGAGCTTCTGGAATACTCATATCCAGGTTACTTATCCTTAAATGAAGATCACATGAGCATCATTGCAAATGCAATTAATGAAGGAACTTACACTTGtatagtaaagaaaaaagaaagaatcttGACTACTTATTCCTGGAGAATCAGACTGAAGCACTAA
- the MMP23B gene encoding matrix metalloproteinase-23 isoform X2 yields the protein MHIPCGGFAGYCGRSSWSCSSEKSDATSPGLHGVSVSALHSPTFPPRPPARRKRYTITPGHLKWDHFNLTYKILSFPRNLINARDTRKGLAAAFRMWSEVSPFSFREVPRHVASDLKIGFYSINHTDCLESLIHHCFDGTTGELAHAFFPPNGEIHFDDHEYWILGNTRFSWKKGVWLTDLVHVAAHEIGHALGLMHSLNPNALMHINATLTGKKTISQDEVWGIHRLYGCKDRLFMCPSWAQKGFCEKRRKLMKKHCPSTCDFCYEFPFPTVPPTLPPPRTKTKTVSEGRNVTFRCGQKIIHKKGKVYWYKDKELLEYSYPGYLSLNEDHMSIIANAINEGTYTCIVKKKERILTTYSWRIRLKH from the exons ATGCATATTCCCTGTGGTGGCTTTGCTGGCTATTGTGGGAGatccagctggagctgcagttCAGAAAAGTCAG ATGCCACATCACCTGGTCTTCATGGAGTGAGTGTCTCTGCTTTGCACAGTCCAACTTTCCCACCTCGGCCTCCAGCAAGGAGAAAACGATACACGATCACACCAGGACACTTGAAATGGGACCACTTCAACTTGACATACAA AATCCTGTCCTTTCCAAGAAACCTCATAAATGCCAGGGACACACGCAAGGGACTAGCGGCTGCGTTCCGAATGTGGAGTGAAGTTTCACCATTCAGCTTCAGAGAAGTGCCACGCCACGTAGCAAGTGACTTGAAAATAG gctTCTACTCTATCAATCACACAGACTGCCTGGAGTCTCTTATTCACCACTGCTTTGATGGAACAACAGGGGAACTTGCCCATGCCTTCTTCCCACCCAACGGGGAAATCCATTTTGATGACCATGAATATTGGATATTGGGGAATACCCggttcagctggaaaaaag gTGTTTGGCTTACAGATCTGGTACATGTAGCAGCTCATGAAATAGGACACGCCTTAGGGCTCATGCACTCCCTGAATCCCAACGCCCTCATGCACATCAATGCCACTTTGACTGGGAAAAAGACCATCTCTCAAGATGAAGTTTGGGGAATTCACAGACTTTACG GATGTAAAGACAGATTATTTATGTGCCCATCATGGGCACAAAAAGGTTTCTGCGAGAAACGCAGGAAGTTGATGAAAAAGCACTGTCCATCCACCTGTGACTTCTGCTATG AATTCCCATTTCCAACCGTCCCCCCTACTCTGCCCCCGCCAAGGACAAAAACCAAGACTGTTTCTGAAGGCAGGAACGTCACCTTCCGCTGTGGACAGAAGATAATTcataaaaaaggcaaagtttA CTGGTATAAAGATAAGGAGCTTCTGGAATACTCATATCCAGGTTACTTATCCTTAAATGAAGATCACATGAGCATCATTGCAAATGCAATTAATGAAGGAACTTACACTTGtatagtaaagaaaaaagaaagaatcttGACTACTTATTCCTGGAGAATCAGACTGAAGCACTAA